A window of Desulfuromonas soudanensis genomic DNA:
GACGAGGTCCTCCCCATCGATCCCGGGCTACTCGATATCCTCAACGTCATATGCCGCAAGGAATCCGGCGAAGGGGCCATTCAGGTGATTTCCGGGTATCGTTCTCCGGCCACCAATGCCGAACTGGCCCGGCGAAGTGACGGCGTCGCCCGCCACAGCCTGCACATGGAGGGGAAGGCCATCGATATCCGTCTCCCCGGGTGCGACCTGGCCCAGCTGCGGCGTACCGCCGTCTCCCTGGGGCGCGGCGGTGTCGGCTATTATCCCGACTCCGGCTTCGTTCACGTTGACACCGGCCGGGTCCGTGTCTGGTAGCCGCCGGCCGTCCCGCCGCTGAATAAATCCCCTCCCCAATCTCTGAAGCCTCCGGATCTCGACGATTCGGAGGCTTCTTTTTTTTCACCCGGGCAGCCTGACCGGATCCGGCCATTTGGCACCTCCCGGGTGTCGGGATGCGTCGGTGCGGCCCTCGATCAGGACCTTCGGTAGCATGCAGTCAGGGGGAGATGGTCGGAGGCGGTCACGGCCAGCGGGAAATTGTGGGATTTTTTTGCGGTCAGGCGTTCGGGGGGGTCGGAAAGGATGTGGTCGAGGCGCAGAAAGGGGAAGCGGGAGGGGAAGGTCGCCGGTGAAACGGAAGAGCCGAAGCGGCCGTGGAGCCAACGCATCGGGCTGCCCAGGAAGAGCCATTCGTTGAAATCCCCCATGAGGATCAGCGCCTGTTTGTCCCCTTGCGACAGGCAGTCGATCAGGCGGCGAATCTGAACCCGGCGTTCCCGGAGGCCGAGGCCGAGATGGGTGACCGCGACGCGAATTCGTTCCCCCTGCCAGTTCAGGTCGACGATGAGGAGGCCGCGCGGCTCCCGCTTCCGGACGCTGATATCGTGGCGATTTATCTCCAGGACCGGCAGACGGGTCAGCAGGGCGTTGCCGT
This region includes:
- a CDS encoding DUF882 domain-containing protein, whose amino-acid sequence is MHHLFSERNSVSRRSFLKAGLFAGAALALPVPAFALPGGKTAAPRVISLFNVHTGERLNNAVFWENGRYLDDALREIDHLLRDYRTDEVLPIDPGLLDILNVICRKESGEGAIQVISGYRSPATNAELARRSDGVARHSLHMEGKAIDIRLPGCDLAQLRRTAVSLGRGGVGYYPDSGFVHVDTGRVRVW
- a CDS encoding endonuclease/exonuclease/phosphatase family protein, encoding MNRPELKLATWNIHRAVGRDGRRDLARTAQVIGELAADIVGLQEVDNRIHSRGSDLEALQELTGMAIVAGPTLQRPEGDYGNALLTRLPVLEINRHDISVRKREPRGLLIVDLNWQGERIRVAVTHLGLGLRERRVQIRRLIDCLSQGDKQALILMGDFNEWLFLGSPMRWLHGRFGSSVSPATFPSRFPFLRLDHILSDPPERLTAKKSHNFPLAVTASDHLPLTACYRRS